DNA from Mugil cephalus isolate CIBA_MC_2020 chromosome 5, CIBA_Mcephalus_1.1, whole genome shotgun sequence:
caatgcagagaatagaatagaatagaatagaatagaatagaatagaatagaatagaatagaatagaatagaattgtcattatacagtgtataacgagattggagagcttcttCTTTTCAGTGAAGACACAAATAATGCAAGTGTAATAGTGCAATAGTGTGAGGTATtattacaaaataattaaaatactaCGGTACTAAGGTCAGGTTAAAAATAGAATGAACAGAACAGCAGGCATCAGTGTcagtaaaataatatatactCTCTAGGGTTGAAATGTAGAATTTTAGTATTTCAATGAATGTCCTATACTGAGATGCTTCTTGACAgtttattttgtacatgttttgagtgagctttcagtttattttgtcttctaTTATCACACCAAGAAGCTTATTTTCATGAATTCTTTCAACATTGAGACCTTCTAATTCCACCTGCACTTGAGTATCCTTTTTGTAGTTTCCAAATAACATGAATctagttttactttatttaatgaTAATTTCTTTCTGTCAAACCACCTTTTTaagttgcacatttttgcagCGATCATCTCCAGTAGCTACCCCTGAGGGACACCCCAAACAATATCCAAGCATGTCGATGTATACTCTCACATCTTCACAAATTGTTTCGTGTCTCCTACGTAACTTCTCACCCAGTTCAGTGCCACCCCCCTGGTCCCATACCATTCCAGTTTATTGAATAATATGTTATGATTGTTTTAGTCTATGAATACTCCAACTGCAAACTGTTTGtggtcttttgtgtttgtaattTCTTCGATTGATTCAATTATTACCAGTGACGTTGAGCTGTTTGTTCTGAATCCATATTGACTGTCAATATTAACtctctagggttgaaatttagaattttagtatttcaatgagtgtcCTATAAATGGTTAAAGGCCCACCAGCAAATTTATTGCATGGCAAATTGTATAAAAGTCCAGTTTTCCCATGAATGAAGTCCAGTAAATGCACCTTCGTTTCCACGGTATAAATTATTCCATCACGTCACAGTAGGAAAAGCTATTGGATTGTGTCGTCCATAGCACCTTCTAGGAAGGGTATTGGTCTCAGGTAACATTTTGTAATGAAGTTATCATCTGGCTAGAGCAGATGTCTAGGAAGCGGATTATAATATATAGACAGTGGGTTATGTGGTGCCCAAAGAAATTATAACCACGCTGCTCTTGAATGCAGGATCCCATCTTCAAAGATCCACTTCAAAGCAGCAGTCCACCCTGAACGTAGCTGCAACACATTCAGAATTTCATGTAAAGCAAACAATGTTCTATCTCAACCGCAACATGGCCTCAGGTGAGCGTCAGTCTATTGTAGTGGTGGTATTACCGGCAAATTGCAGCTGACCTCAAGAAATTGATGTCTGCACGGTTCGTTGTGGGGGAAATTGTTGCTTTGTCTTGTGGTAAACAATCTGTACAGTTATCTACACCCGGACATGAGGGGGTGTTATTGCTTCCACCACGGGGATGGATTATTGGACGCTtctcaaataaatctctgtctGTATCTATGACactgaggaaggagaaaaagaccAGCTTCGTAATCATTGTGATATTTGGAGGAAATCTTCAATTTGAGGAACAAGTGCTATATCTCACATATTATCCCACCTGGAGGAGATGTTCAGAACCTGGATGAAGAAACTGACTCAGCACTTGTTTGGCCAGTTTATACTTTAATTAGTGCACTCATAAACATACGATGAACTTTCACAGCAGTTGTTTAGAACTGTGCAACTGGAATCTACTTGAGTACTTCTAAACTGAAAAATCAACCTGTTACAGGGCATTTAGAGTCAGAATTTAAACTCATCTCATTAACAGTCAAGTCCTCTGTTCGCCACAGGTGGTAGAATGCCATCTGTCGACATCGATATAAATAGGAGGCTGCTGCAAGACTCCACCATCAGCTGCATACATGTTCACCTAcaggttgtgttgttttaatttgccCTGATGTTCTCttgcattttaaataatcatGTTTAGTTTTAAATTCCCCTATATTCAGATTGGACTATTTTGTTCGGAGAAAAGGGATATCGAGACCGAATGAATTTGTAGCTGTAGCTCGTCTTTGTGGCTGACATAAATAGCTGTTCAATTTAGAATAAAGATCGCCTCCTCAAAAGAGGTTTTGCTTGATGTTTGGgtattttttaaatggtttctttaacttgaaatgttaaaaagatGTCTGCTAATCGGATCTTGCAGTCGAATGGCTTTTCAAGTGTGCAGAGGCGTTCCTGACTCCCTTTTAGTCCAATGATAAAATTTAGGAAACTAGCACatcctgcctttttttcctgGGGATGCATTTACTATAAATACATGGCTCGAGAGCCTGGGAATGTAGCTAAGGCTATTCGCAGTATTTCCTGGTTCATGCGACCCAGCTCTCAGATCGCAGCCAAGATACAAGTGCTGCTGTTTCCCAGGATGTCAGCCTTAAGAACAACATTATTCCAGCCTTGTTTTCGGAATCTAGCTGATGCTTGGCTCGATTAGCAATAAAGTAGCAGCATATTCCCAGCGTCTAATGCTAAAGAGAAGCAACGTTGGTCCAATGTGCTGCTGATAACTGTTCTTTAAATGATTGCCTACaacagtgttgtgtgtgtcattttctaTTTCCTTTCTAGTGTTTTCATCACTAATCCATTTTCATCTTTCTATGTTACATatctttgttgttattgtttatattaaaataatgtgtgtgatgggttcattaaaactaaaactataCCGTATATACATTTTCTACTCGTAGAGATCTTAGGCTAAGGATTTTCACAGTACTGATTTACCTTGCCATTAAATATATACTGGTTCTGTgtcttgtgtatgtgtgtttgttttttgtttttttttcttacttaagAAGAACAATCTGTTTTTGGAACAACAGGCTTTTTGGCTTAAATTGAGACGGTGACAAAGATGAATGTGCACTGTCCCTGAGACAGGAATGAATGTCGGCAGCTCAACGTGTTATAGTGGTCGCAAAAGGCAGGAGAGAGAATAAACGTTTTcactgcagacattttgactaGTCACAGTCAGGAAACTACAGGCTTATTAATGAATAATAGATTCGGTatccagtagcatcattacacaGAGGCAGGAGGAATTAGAGATGGCTGAGTTTTGTTAAGAGTCCCAGTAAGTCATACCAGTGAACCAGTATGCACAAAGGCCTCTTTCCCCTAACTGGAAAGCAGCCATCATGAATATACCTCTGCTTTCCTTGTTGTGTTAAGTCATAATGTGTGCTGTGAAAAAAAGCTCTTTTGATGAAAtgacaaagggggaaaaaacaatacTTAATGCCATATTAACCAAAACAGCTTCAACACTCTTAAGTATAAATCCTACAAGCCTCATTATAACACTGGATAGATGCAACATCCACTACAGATTATGGAGCTACAGATTATAGTAATAGTTTGCGCAAATTATAGGTATTACATGGTAttaaaatgcaatgcaatatACAGTTAGATCAACTGGGTCCAGCTCTAACTCATATCATCTCTTATATTGAAGATATTCATTCATTGGCATATTGATTGTAAAGGCCATACTGCCATTTTCATATCCAGCTATTTGTGGTGTGACTCTGCTTGCCCTTTGTTGTGGTGTCCTTCACTGATTTATTCAGGTTTTATCTTTGAGCTGTCGTTAGCATGCCTCGCACGTTTAAGTCATCATCAGGGCAGGtttatgtacaaattaaagGCCATATCCTGATCAATTCGTTTACCATTGTATCAAGACTCTTAAAGCATTGAAATGAAGCAATAAATTCGACGACACTTCACTGTAAATGAGGATGTTAGGTTTCAAGGAAAACCTCTCTGAGTGTTAGTTTAGGTGATTCTTTGTGTATCTTGCGTGCCCTGCTTATCTGCGGCGGTAGAGCCGCGTGTTCCTGCAGAAGTGTTGCATTATGGATGGGGAAGCAGAGAACTTACAATGCAGCCACCTGAGATGTCCTCTCTTATCCCGGTGACACAGTACACACATGTAATTTGATTCTGTGCAAGggacacaaaacaaattcacCGCATTTATCATTTGCTCTGAAACTTCTGAGTGACTCTGTCCTCCAGCGTTGCTCGTAACTCTGTTTTCTGtccaaaaagagagaaagactgaGTTAAGTTAAATTTTTACCTGAATCGCATCTAATTCATTCAGTGAGCCACATTATAAAAACTCTTATATGCATTCCTCATGTAAAATATGTGTCATTTTCCCACATCAGagcttgaaaatatatatttatgatgtTGGAAGtcagcatttacattttaaaaagtaacaCACCTAAATGAATATGATCCTGAGTTAATAACTCTTCCACTCATCGGcaataaacaaatgtttaattcCAGGTTAGTTGCACGTTGCGTCATATCTAACTATTTCAAAAAGTCAGCTTCAGTGTGACTTTGTGGCACATTAACTGAAGATGATACAGCCGTATACTTATTTGCATAAGCTGCAGACACGGCTGGATGCCATTCGTACCTTGATTTGCATATTGCTGAGCAGAGCCCCACTGTTTAGCAGCTGGTTGTACTGCCATCCCCAGCCCACCTCACCTACATAGCTCTGCCTAGACATGGGAGGGTGGGAAAGCGGTGCAGCCCGACACAAATAACTGAGATCTCCAGTGGCCTCAGGTGATGTGGCACCAACACCGATGTTCCCAGGAAAATAATTAGATCTCGGCCTGTAGTCTCCAATCCCATCAGGGCCTGATCAGAGTCAGTGGACATGTGACAATTCAAATCTACTtcaattttaaatgtgatgtctCTTTTGTACATAtgagttttttattgttatctctgatttttattttttttttcagaacacatggtcactttatttttttaatattttcctcttTAGTTACACAAAGTAGACGTTTTATTAATCCAGTGTTTGCTGCGACATAATAGAAAAACGGACAGAAATACAAAAGCTAGACTTTTTGCACAGTGCATTGTGAGAATACAGCCTGAATAATGGCATGATTACATTCAGAATGACATATTGCACAAGAATACACAGGCGCACACAGAGTACGTCGGTTTGCTTTTGGCCACTGTTACAGTGCCATCATGTGTCCACTTACAGTTATATTTTCCCACACACAAACCGTAGGCTTAAATAACTTTAACACGTTCTAACATATGAAGCACAATAAAAGGAAATTTACTTATACTCTATACTTTATCACCGACTAACTATCATAGCAGTGACAACAACATGATGAATATACAGCGGCATTGCTTCAAGTgtaatttcaaactttgcaAAACAACTCTTATCTCCAGGAATTGTCCTTTCCTACCTGTAAAAACCATCCGCTGTCCATACTGCGGCCCTCCTGcacctgtttctcttctttgcaTCATTTTCCCCCTCACTGTTGTGTTCGGATTGGTTGCAGGCTAGACTGCCCTGTATAACAAGCACCCTTGGGGTGTTAACTCGAGCCTAGCAGTCTGCTCTGTCCATGGGGTCATGGCTGGTTGTCATGCAACCACTGGTTGTCATGGAGTCACTGCTTGTGTCCTAGTTGCATTCTAAAAACAACAGGGGATGCTCCAGCTATTGAACCACGTCGACTTCATATCACATGTGGTCTCATCAGCTGAATTAAGATCAAGGTGGAAATTGCATAAAGGGCCTTTGATATGATCTCAGATGATTAAAATCATTGAAGCTTCCCCCCTTTTTTGTGTTATGCATGCTTTTATTAAAATGGCAGAGACATTTGAAAACAGAACACTTTAAGGTCTTTACAGAAACTAGATAAAGTCAGCATCCACAGgattttgtaatgttttattccTTATCTAATCTAAAGGACGATGTAGTGCTgatgatgtgtgtctgtggcacATAAAGaactaatttaaatatcttcATATTATCCAGTTCTCTTTGTTATCTTCCTTTATACTTTCAcataacatttttacatttatattataattcaATTGAAAtcccttttatttatatagtgtaaAGAACAATTCAGATACACTAAGGTGGTGGCAAGGATAACTCCCTTTTGTTAAAGGGAGTTATCCTTGCCACTACCTTAATGATttctctgggggtttcaggttCTGGGATCTGTAAAGCACCTTGAGACTATCTGAATT
Protein-coding regions in this window:
- the LOC125008259 gene encoding uncharacterized protein C4orf45, translating into MMQRRETGAGGPQYGQRMVFTGPDGIGDYRPRSNYFPGNIGVGATSPEATGDLSYLCRAAPLSHPPMSRQSYVGEVGWGWQYNQLLNSGALLSNMQIKKTELRATLEDRVTQKFQSK